The following proteins come from a genomic window of Natronosalvus vescus:
- a CDS encoding Rieske 2Fe-2S domain-containing protein translates to MANDDKYPVESDRRRFVKGVVGGSVLSGVMATGAVTVSSATNPTGGGGGVMNYFGANRTLGPAPRGLPQIPMEINDDGELLGVWPEPESETLADGSEYVRSEAEIGGVEYTTEWYQYCGLQTFDGVNPEADGEDAVFRYDAGTYDWMDDVGQGEPMLTEDFEDYAEWDTQIGDPGLGKPATGTWRSQNVPPEQTVPILVIKTDQIELDEMDDRAREWVEAACPEDDDGGRYIAFVNKCTHFCCVPGYRNLAGAPDFGADNKIYCNCHNSVYDPFDIVEEQFVSLPRPEDN, encoded by the coding sequence ATGGCTAACGACGACAAATACCCAGTCGAATCGGATCGTCGACGCTTCGTGAAAGGCGTGGTCGGCGGATCCGTCCTTTCGGGCGTGATGGCGACCGGTGCAGTCACCGTCTCCAGCGCGACCAACCCGACCGGTGGCGGTGGCGGTGTGATGAACTACTTCGGTGCGAACCGAACCCTCGGGCCGGCCCCACGCGGCCTCCCCCAGATCCCAATGGAGATCAACGACGACGGGGAATTGCTCGGCGTATGGCCGGAACCCGAGAGCGAAACGCTCGCCGACGGTTCCGAGTACGTCAGATCCGAAGCCGAAATCGGTGGCGTCGAGTACACGACCGAGTGGTACCAGTACTGTGGCCTCCAGACCTTCGATGGTGTCAATCCGGAAGCGGACGGCGAGGACGCCGTGTTCCGCTACGACGCTGGGACGTACGACTGGATGGACGACGTGGGCCAGGGCGAACCGATGCTGACCGAAGACTTCGAGGATTATGCCGAGTGGGACACCCAGATCGGTGACCCCGGACTCGGCAAGCCAGCCACCGGAACCTGGCGCTCCCAGAACGTCCCACCGGAACAGACGGTGCCGATCCTGGTCATCAAAACCGACCAGATCGAACTGGACGAGATGGACGACCGAGCCAGAGAGTGGGTCGAAGCCGCCTGTCCCGAAGACGACGACGGTGGTCGATACATCGCGTTCGTCAACAAGTGTACGCACTTCTGTTGTGTCCCGGGCTACCGGAACCTGGCAGGTGCACCCGACTTCGGGGCCGACAACAAGATTTACTGTAACTGCCACAACTCGGTGTACGACCCGTTCGACATCGTCGAAGAACAGTTCGTGTCGCTACCGCGACCGGAGGACAACTGA
- a CDS encoding plastocyanin/azurin family copper-binding protein — MKRREFMVAASGVSGGAVAATAATPVAAQDDENGDGTETNGDEETEDGENGDAENGENGDTENGNGNGAATGGGTEYVEVGDNYYEPDELTIEPGTTVVWEWVGQADHNVEPTEQPEGADWEGHTDLKADGDYEHTFDVEGTYDYVCTPHVGVGMVASIDVTEDADEAAAMADVDIDELGVPIQKHFVGIASFLAIFVSLVFTFYLLKYGESANTSSPGRK; from the coding sequence ATGAAGAGGCGGGAGTTTATGGTAGCGGCCAGCGGCGTTTCCGGGGGTGCCGTAGCCGCAACTGCTGCGACACCCGTCGCGGCTCAAGACGATGAGAACGGTGACGGCACCGAAACGAACGGTGACGAGGAGACCGAAGACGGCGAGAACGGCGATGCCGAAAATGGTGAGAACGGCGACACCGAGAACGGTAACGGCAACGGTGCCGCTACTGGTGGCGGCACCGAGTACGTCGAGGTCGGTGACAACTACTACGAACCAGACGAGCTGACCATCGAACCCGGAACCACTGTCGTCTGGGAGTGGGTCGGACAGGCCGATCACAACGTCGAACCAACCGAACAGCCGGAAGGAGCCGACTGGGAGGGACACACGGATCTGAAAGCCGACGGCGACTACGAACACACGTTCGACGTCGAAGGGACGTACGATTACGTCTGCACCCCCCACGTCGGCGTCGGTATGGTCGCTTCTATCGACGTCACAGAAGATGCTGACGAAGCCGCTGCGATGGCGGACGTCGACATCGACGAACTCGGCGTACCGATCCAGAAGCACTTCGTCGGCATCGCATCGTTCCTCGCGATTTTCGTCTCGCTCGTCTTCACGTTCTACTTGCTGAAATACGGTGAATCAGCGAACACCAGTAGTCCAGGGAGGAAATAA
- a CDS encoding DUF7319 domain-containing protein: MSDASEEGAGEHVGDASTPPDATGATAHTDEDDLEELRKRVEEKYDFENFGAADMAEMSPEEWDVAFDPDTWITGDDLLERVEKELKARVADREVFATLEYAEVEGRRSLVAYSDTDYAIVYPNGTVEGRGTVVRDVKPTVALCSMDSYDVEEPPENWQLPDPGELPEEQSELGNWMLQLLAFSQLIIGLVAIGIWIYQGLGSQLVLGVAGMILIVISFLLFLMVANARLSDRFRTEEYESRLRSIGSGSRPSFLPIDDEAFETTRTDRSQLEE; the protein is encoded by the coding sequence ATGAGCGACGCTTCCGAGGAGGGTGCCGGCGAACACGTTGGAGACGCATCCACGCCGCCGGACGCGACGGGGGCCACAGCCCACACAGACGAAGACGACCTCGAGGAGCTTCGCAAACGGGTCGAAGAGAAGTACGACTTCGAGAATTTCGGCGCTGCCGACATGGCCGAAATGTCCCCGGAGGAGTGGGACGTCGCCTTCGACCCGGATACCTGGATCACCGGCGACGACCTGCTCGAGCGGGTCGAAAAGGAGCTCAAGGCCAGAGTCGCCGATCGAGAGGTGTTTGCGACCCTCGAGTACGCCGAGGTTGAGGGGCGACGGAGCCTGGTTGCCTACTCCGACACCGACTACGCTATCGTGTACCCCAACGGAACCGTCGAAGGGCGCGGAACGGTCGTCCGGGACGTGAAACCAACTGTCGCACTGTGTTCGATGGACAGCTACGACGTCGAAGAGCCACCCGAGAACTGGCAGCTCCCGGATCCCGGTGAACTTCCGGAAGAACAGAGTGAGTTGGGGAACTGGATGCTCCAGTTGCTGGCGTTTTCGCAGTTGATTATCGGGCTCGTCGCGATCGGTATCTGGATCTACCAGGGACTCGGGTCACAGCTCGTCCTCGGCGTCGCCGGGATGATTCTGATCGTCATTTCGTTCCTCCTGTTTCTGATGGTGGCCAACGCCCGCCTCTCCGATCGGTTCCGAACCGAGGAGTACGAGAGTCGGCTCCGGTCGATCGGTTCCGGTTCGCGCCCGTCGTTTCTGCCGATCGACGACGAGGCGTTCGAAACCACTCGGACAGATCGCTCACAGCTCGAGGAGTAG
- a CDS encoding GYD domain-containing protein — MPQYASYVDVGDRNVQNAQELASIWGEIRNELESHDAELIDSYAILGSHDFLVIFEAPDTEAAFTAALTLHRHGLDAETMVLLDTDDFATIVDEI; from the coding sequence ATGCCACAGTACGCGTCGTACGTCGACGTCGGCGACCGGAACGTCCAGAACGCCCAGGAACTCGCGTCGATCTGGGGTGAGATTCGGAACGAACTCGAGAGTCACGACGCCGAACTGATCGACTCCTACGCCATCCTCGGGAGCCACGATTTTCTGGTCATCTTCGAAGCACCGGATACGGAGGCCGCGTTTACGGCGGCGTTGACGCTGCACCGTCATGGACTGGATGCCGAGACGATGGTGCTGTTAGATACCGACGACTTTGCGACTATCGTCGACGAAATCTGA
- a CDS encoding DUF7321 family protein, translating into MVSELAVATVALVMVTASFPFYLYGAWIMIDADVVSWDVLVYHLQVIGIGLALNTIPVVTWMIPRVANQIGGIVAVHAFFGLQAYAMLLVGLTGIVRILQVKLAHDLYGDPTQDVDLDDLHEHMPAWRRRLRVGVFGYVFFWILAYLLGVIRYLLRYPVIAS; encoded by the coding sequence ATGGTGTCTGAGCTGGCGGTCGCAACCGTGGCGCTCGTAATGGTTACCGCCAGCTTTCCGTTCTACCTGTACGGGGCGTGGATCATGATCGACGCCGACGTCGTCAGCTGGGACGTCCTCGTTTACCACCTGCAAGTGATCGGTATCGGCCTGGCGTTGAACACGATCCCCGTCGTCACCTGGATGATTCCTCGAGTGGCGAATCAGATCGGTGGGATCGTCGCCGTTCACGCCTTTTTCGGCCTTCAGGCGTACGCGATGTTACTTGTTGGGCTGACAGGGATCGTCCGCATTTTGCAGGTCAAACTCGCCCACGACCTGTACGGCGATCCGACTCAGGACGTCGATCTCGACGACCTCCACGAGCACATGCCGGCCTGGCGGCGGCGACTCCGCGTCGGCGTCTTTGGCTACGTCTTTTTCTGGATTCTCGCATACCTGCTCGGGGTGATCCGGTATCTCCTTCGGTATCCGGTTATCGCGTCGTAA
- a CDS encoding DUF7318 family protein, translating to MSSSGSTYGDIHRYEPPRESTAAAIAIVLLTFVQIIFVSLFVYGLAANWAIGGLDAGTGNMLLGFLLSAIFINLGFILLLYRKEFLPDVMIVKKRRRKWEDLYIREEDVEGTTIVDGTGAWDTVKRAIYPYYKR from the coding sequence ATGTCATCGTCAGGAAGCACGTACGGCGATATTCATCGGTACGAACCGCCTCGAGAGAGTACGGCGGCAGCGATCGCGATCGTCCTGTTGACGTTCGTGCAGATCATCTTCGTCTCCCTGTTCGTCTACGGCCTCGCCGCAAACTGGGCGATCGGTGGCCTCGACGCAGGCACCGGCAACATGCTCCTCGGATTCCTGCTGTCGGCGATTTTCATCAACCTCGGATTCATCCTCTTGCTCTACCGCAAGGAGTTTCTGCCGGACGTGATGATCGTCAAGAAGCGCCGTCGCAAGTGGGAAGACCTCTACATTCGCGAGGAGGACGTCGAAGGAACGACGATCGTGGATGGCACAGGTGCATGGGACACGGTCAAACGCGCAATCTACCCCTATTACAAACGATAA
- the pyk gene encoding pyruvate kinase has product MRNAKIVCTLGPATNSRSAIRDLSEAGMAVARLNASHGTIKDRAELIERVKDVDQDTDSPVATMLDTQGPEIRTAPLPTGKTVPLESGTEIRFVEGGETSPTEVGLSMSIRAVEPGDRILLDDGLIETVVTETDGETVHATVETGGDLGGRKGVNLPGVALDLDIVTEKDRRDLELAAETEADFVAASFVRDADDVYEVSETLEEFDAEIPIISKIERAGAVENLEEIIDASYGIMVARGDLGVECPMEDVPMIQKRIIRQAKAAGSPVITATEMLDSMVHSRRPTRAEASDVANAVLDGTDAVMLSAETAVGDHPTAVVETMDSIVRQVESSGEYRELLEQRVPTAGDARTDALARSARYLARDIGADAVVAATESGYTARKTAKYRPGVPVVASTQSHRVRRQLALSWGVTPVYARVSNQGADAVVEKAVQAALDAGAAESGDTVVVLCGMMTELEGANTTNMLKVHVAADAVTTGRVVVDGRATGAATRVHDGDLTDVPAGAILVLDEHFDAEFTGDVGTIGGIIDERPGMTGYPALIARETRVPMVSDAGIDGLEDGQIVTIDGERGVVYDGNVHDRNTRV; this is encoded by the coding sequence ATGAGAAACGCGAAGATCGTCTGTACACTGGGGCCGGCGACGAACAGTCGCTCGGCGATTCGCGATCTGTCGGAGGCCGGGATGGCCGTTGCCCGGCTGAACGCGAGCCATGGCACCATCAAGGATCGAGCCGAGTTGATCGAGCGGGTCAAGGACGTCGACCAGGATACTGACAGCCCCGTCGCAACCATGCTGGACACGCAGGGGCCGGAGATTCGAACCGCGCCGCTCCCGACCGGCAAGACGGTACCACTCGAGAGCGGCACCGAGATTCGCTTCGTCGAGGGCGGCGAGACGTCGCCCACCGAAGTCGGCCTCTCGATGTCGATCAGGGCCGTCGAACCGGGCGATCGGATCCTCCTGGACGACGGACTGATCGAGACAGTCGTCACCGAAACCGACGGTGAGACGGTTCACGCCACCGTCGAAACCGGGGGCGATCTCGGAGGACGAAAAGGCGTCAACCTGCCCGGCGTCGCGCTCGACCTCGACATCGTTACCGAGAAGGATCGCCGCGACCTCGAGCTCGCAGCCGAAACGGAGGCCGACTTCGTCGCCGCGAGTTTCGTCCGGGACGCCGACGACGTCTACGAGGTCAGCGAGACGCTCGAGGAGTTCGACGCCGAGATTCCCATCATCTCGAAGATCGAACGCGCGGGAGCCGTCGAAAACCTCGAGGAGATCATCGACGCCTCCTACGGGATCATGGTGGCTCGAGGCGACCTCGGCGTCGAATGTCCGATGGAGGACGTACCGATGATTCAGAAACGGATCATCCGCCAGGCCAAAGCCGCCGGTAGCCCGGTTATCACGGCGACCGAGATGCTCGATTCGATGGTACACTCCCGACGACCGACGCGCGCCGAGGCCTCCGATGTGGCAAACGCCGTCCTCGACGGCACCGACGCGGTGATGCTCTCGGCGGAGACAGCCGTCGGCGATCATCCGACGGCCGTCGTCGAGACGATGGACAGCATCGTCAGACAGGTCGAATCCTCCGGGGAGTATCGCGAGTTGCTCGAGCAACGCGTCCCGACGGCGGGCGACGCCCGAACCGACGCACTGGCTCGATCGGCGCGCTATCTGGCTCGCGACATCGGCGCTGACGCCGTCGTAGCGGCGACCGAGTCCGGCTACACCGCTCGAAAAACGGCGAAGTACCGACCCGGCGTTCCCGTCGTCGCGTCGACACAGAGCCATCGGGTGCGACGACAACTCGCTCTCTCGTGGGGTGTAACGCCCGTATACGCCCGTGTCTCCAACCAGGGTGCCGACGCCGTCGTCGAGAAAGCCGTGCAGGCGGCCCTCGACGCCGGGGCGGCTGAAAGCGGGGACACCGTCGTGGTTCTCTGTGGGATGATGACCGAACTCGAGGGCGCGAACACGACGAACATGCTGAAGGTGCACGTCGCCGCCGACGCCGTGACGACCGGCCGCGTCGTCGTCGACGGTCGAGCGACGGGGGCCGCTACACGCGTCCACGATGGGGATCTGACCGACGTGCCAGCAGGGGCGATTCTCGTCCTGGACGAACACTTCGATGCCGAGTTCACGGGCGACGTCGGAACAATTGGCGGAATTATCGACGAACGTCCCGGGATGACAGGCTACCCGGCGCTCATCGCCCGCGAAACTCGTGTTCCGATGGTCAGCGATGCAGGGATCGACGGCCTCGAGGACGGCCAGATCGTCACGATCGACGGCGAACGGGGCGTCGTCTACGATGGGAACGTTCACGATCGAAACACACGCGTGTGA